From a region of the Mycobacterium intracellulare ATCC 13950 genome:
- a CDS encoding TetR/AcrR family transcriptional regulator, protein MERDAETSVDEDDDVDPRRLRSRTRLLDAATKLLNAGGIEAVTIDAVTKASKVARTTLYRHFTSSTQLLAATFERLLPQVTPPPATGSLRDQLIELLSRQATLFQEAPLHVTTLAWVALGPTPDGTEETYDRNALRTRIIDHYRQPFNSLLEGPEARAGLDDFDLELILCQLVGPVAFARLTGLRAVDRRDCERIVDDFLTAHRRPADTPPSRPSARKSSSGISHSDQGGN, encoded by the coding sequence GTGGAGCGTGACGCCGAAACCTCGGTAGATGAAGACGACGACGTCGACCCACGCCGCCTTCGGTCACGGACCCGATTGCTGGATGCGGCGACTAAACTCCTCAATGCCGGTGGCATCGAAGCCGTCACCATCGACGCGGTCACCAAAGCCTCCAAGGTCGCACGCACCACGCTGTATCGGCACTTCACCAGCTCCACCCAACTGCTGGCCGCCACATTTGAACGGCTGCTACCGCAGGTCACCCCACCACCTGCTACGGGATCATTACGCGACCAACTGATCGAGCTGTTGAGCCGACAGGCGACCCTCTTTCAAGAAGCGCCGCTGCACGTCACCACGCTGGCCTGGGTCGCGCTCGGGCCAACACCGGACGGCACAGAGGAAACCTACGATCGCAACGCGCTCCGAACACGGATCATCGACCACTACCGCCAACCGTTCAACAGCCTCCTAGAAGGCCCTGAAGCCCGAGCCGGCCTCGACGACTTCGATCTAGAACTGATCCTGTGCCAACTCGTCGGCCCGGTGGCGTTCGCTCGACTCACCGGGCTGCGCGCAGTCGATCGCCGAGATTGTGAACGTATAGTCGACGATTTCCTCACCGCGCACCGCCGCCCGGCAGACACACCCCCTTCGCGGCCCTCGGCCCGGAAATCCTCGTCCGGCATAAGCCATTCCGATCAAGGCGGCAACTAG
- a CDS encoding rolling circle replication-associated protein → MPSITRSTARPTSTTAERPTLRPDTSRTASRNTDGAADAGRPRVPEAARAAGRESGSGRSDGGSGVGRVPAGTNGLVICAKSVRDAAEGGVDAQLSAADALGLRFPRPELVASAAALFEPAGPWARGRGRLGVEPESGRFRITIGPGVVRLGWTNPVRPEKASERAVKRHRLDVTAEVDRIEAGRNIPDSAARAITEWSRKSRAAMCRTFAELDYTPLVECDRVPAMVTLTYPGDWESVAPDGASVKRHMMLWRKRFQREWGEPARYIWKLEFQRRGAPHIHLWMAPPHAVGRSGVKFRDWLSREWAEIVGHPDPEQRERHLLAGTAIDVRNGLRACDPKRLAIYFTKHSSPNINGDKEYQHIVPNLWQQPGRGPGRFWGVCGLKKAIAVVEVAQDAYLAARRIVRRWSRSQAIYGNPGSSFPTAVVPRTATRLVPRVGQYTGVVTFRRVRRRRAFCSQGGLAGGYALVNDGPAFASNLAAAVSGASPR, encoded by the coding sequence ATGCCCAGCATCACGAGGTCGACCGCCCGTCCAACGAGCACGACCGCGGAGCGACCCACTCTTCGGCCGGACACAAGCCGAACGGCCAGCCGGAACACGGACGGAGCCGCGGACGCCGGGAGGCCGCGAGTGCCCGAGGCCGCCAGGGCCGCAGGGCGCGAGAGCGGTAGCGGTCGGTCGGACGGCGGGAGCGGCGTAGGCCGTGTTCCGGCTGGGACCAACGGGCTTGTTATATGTGCCAAAAGTGTCCGCGATGCCGCCGAGGGCGGTGTTGATGCGCAGTTATCGGCGGCAGATGCCCTCGGACTGCGGTTCCCAAGGCCCGAGCTGGTGGCCTCGGCGGCAGCACTCTTTGAACCGGCGGGGCCGTGGGCGCGAGGGCGGGGCCGGCTGGGCGTAGAACCTGAGTCCGGCCGATTTCGGATCACGATCGGCCCCGGTGTAGTCCGACTCGGCTGGACCAACCCGGTGCGTCCGGAAAAGGCATCTGAGCGTGCAGTCAAACGACACCGCCTCGATGTGACGGCAGAGGTTGATCGCATTGAGGCCGGTCGCAACATTCCCGACTCGGCAGCCCGTGCGATCACCGAATGGTCTCGCAAGTCGCGCGCGGCAATGTGTCGCACCTTCGCCGAGCTCGACTACACGCCACTGGTGGAGTGCGACCGTGTCCCTGCAATGGTCACCTTGACCTACCCCGGCGACTGGGAATCTGTAGCACCTGATGGGGCTAGCGTAAAGCGGCATATGATGCTGTGGCGCAAACGTTTTCAACGGGAATGGGGTGAACCGGCCCGCTACATCTGGAAGCTGGAATTTCAACGCCGCGGCGCTCCGCACATTCACCTCTGGATGGCTCCGCCGCATGCGGTAGGCCGATCCGGCGTCAAATTCCGCGACTGGCTCTCGCGCGAATGGGCGGAGATCGTCGGCCATCCGGATCCCGAGCAGCGCGAGCGCCATTTGCTCGCTGGCACGGCCATCGATGTTCGCAACGGATTACGTGCGTGTGACCCGAAACGCCTGGCTATCTACTTCACCAAACACTCATCGCCAAACATCAACGGCGACAAGGAATATCAGCATATCGTGCCCAATTTGTGGCAGCAACCTGGGCGCGGACCCGGCCGATTCTGGGGTGTCTGCGGACTCAAGAAGGCCATTGCGGTTGTAGAGGTAGCTCAGGACGCATACCTGGCTGCGCGCCGGATCGTGCGACGCTGGTCACGTAGCCAAGCGATATACGGCAATCCCGGCAGCAGCTTCCCCACCGCCGTCGTGCCGCGCACGGCCACTCGCCTGGTCCCCCGCGTTGGTCAGTACACGGGCGTCGTGACCTTCCGGAGGGTGCGCCGACGACGAGCCTTCTGCAGCCAAGGAGGCCTCGCGGGCGGATACGCACTAGTGAATGACGGTCCGGCTTTTGCGTCCAACCTAGCTGCCGCAGTGTCGGGGGCGTCACCTAGATAA
- a CDS encoding mycofactocin-coupled SDR family oxidoreductase, which yields MGGRVEGKVAFITGAARGQGRSHAVRLAQEGADIIAVDICTPISSSSEIPPSTPDDLAETADLIKGLNRRIVTAEVDVRDYDALKAAVDSGVEQLGRLDIICANAGIGNGGQTLDKTSEDDWRDMIDVNLSGVWKTVKAGVPHLISQGQGGSIILTSSVGGLKAYPHTGHYIAAKHGVVGLMRTFAVELGEHFIRVNSVHPTNVNTPMFMNEGTMKLFRPDLKNPGPDDLKVAAQFMHVLPVGWVEPVDISNAVLFLASDESRYITGLPVTVDAGSMLK from the coding sequence ATGGGTGGAAGAGTTGAGGGCAAGGTCGCGTTCATCACCGGGGCGGCTCGCGGCCAGGGCCGCAGCCACGCGGTGCGCCTGGCGCAGGAAGGTGCCGACATCATCGCGGTCGACATCTGCACGCCGATCAGTAGCAGCAGCGAGATCCCGCCGTCGACGCCCGATGACCTGGCCGAGACGGCCGACCTCATCAAGGGCCTGAACCGCCGCATCGTGACCGCCGAGGTCGACGTTCGCGATTACGACGCGCTGAAAGCGGCGGTGGACAGCGGCGTCGAGCAGCTGGGCCGGTTGGACATCATCTGCGCCAACGCCGGAATCGGCAACGGCGGCCAGACTTTGGACAAAACCAGCGAAGATGACTGGCGCGACATGATCGACGTCAACCTTTCCGGCGTCTGGAAAACCGTCAAAGCCGGTGTGCCGCACCTGATTTCCCAGGGCCAGGGCGGCTCGATCATTCTGACCAGCTCGGTCGGCGGCCTCAAGGCCTACCCGCACACCGGTCACTACATCGCCGCCAAGCACGGCGTAGTCGGCCTGATGCGCACCTTCGCCGTCGAACTCGGCGAGCACTTCATTCGGGTGAACTCGGTGCACCCCACCAACGTGAACACGCCCATGTTCATGAACGAGGGGACGATGAAGCTGTTCCGGCCCGACCTGAAGAATCCCGGCCCGGATGACCTCAAGGTGGCCGCGCAGTTCATGCACGTGCTGCCGGTCGGCTGGGTCGAGCCGGTGGACATCAGCAACGCGGTGCTGTTCCTGGCTTCCGACGAATCGCGTTACATCACAGGTCTTCCGGTCACCGTCGATGCCGGGAGCATGCTCAAGTAA
- a CDS encoding TetR/AcrR family transcriptional regulator — protein MIEATARIMREEGYAAATSRRVAAEAGVKQALVYYYFPTMDDLFVEVLRAGAETALTRMRALLSEDDPLRALWAMNSDTAVTALNAEFMALANHRKAIGAELKAYAERVRDIETAAVTMVLRANGVDLEEYPPVAISMLIAQVARSLCNESAVGVTQGHDELRAFAERQMSLLTAPAAASTPGR, from the coding sequence CTGATCGAGGCCACCGCCCGCATCATGCGCGAGGAAGGCTATGCCGCGGCCACCTCCCGGCGGGTCGCCGCCGAGGCCGGCGTCAAGCAGGCACTGGTCTATTACTACTTCCCCACGATGGACGACCTGTTCGTCGAGGTGCTGCGCGCCGGTGCCGAGACCGCGCTGACGCGCATGCGCGCCCTGCTATCCGAGGACGACCCGCTGCGAGCGCTGTGGGCGATGAACAGCGACACGGCGGTGACCGCACTCAACGCCGAGTTCATGGCATTGGCCAACCACCGCAAGGCAATTGGCGCCGAACTCAAGGCCTACGCCGAGCGCGTTCGTGACATCGAGACCGCGGCCGTCACCATGGTGCTACGCGCCAACGGAGTCGATCTCGAGGAATATCCCCCGGTCGCGATCTCGATGCTGATCGCGCAGGTGGCCCGCAGCCTGTGCAACGAGAGCGCCGTCGGCGTCACCCAGGGACACGACGAGCTGCGCGCGTTCGCCGAACGCCAGATGAGCCTGCTGACGGCGCCCGCGGCCGCGTCCACGCCCGGCCGCTAG
- a CDS encoding ferredoxin, translated as MHVRVDPRLCEAHALCVEIAPEVFELGDDVATCDEQPAEALRHSVEAAVAACPRQAISAVAGDTSA; from the coding sequence ATGCATGTGCGGGTGGATCCGCGCCTGTGTGAGGCGCATGCCCTCTGCGTGGAGATTGCCCCCGAGGTTTTCGAGCTGGGTGACGACGTCGCGACCTGCGACGAGCAACCGGCTGAAGCGTTGCGCCACAGCGTGGAGGCGGCCGTGGCCGCCTGTCCGCGCCAGGCCATCAGCGCCGTCGCCGGCGACACATCAGCGTGA